In Leptospiraceae bacterium, one DNA window encodes the following:
- a CDS encoding efflux RND transporter permease subunit, translated as MIIRFIGFAIKYRIVTLVFALSIFVLGTWAWIDIRKEAYSDIADTQVRMVAKFPGRAATEVEERVTLPIERTLNAIPRVLIRRSRTINGLVVFQFVFEDGTDDYFARTRLLEKVKEADIPPEVEPQLAPMSSPVGEIFRYVVESTENHTPMEIRTIQDWVIMPRMLQIQGIADVVTFGGLPKQYHVITTPEKLIRHKLTISDVIDAIQRNNLNTGGNILWQGDQGFPIRSLGAIREISDIQNIVLKQENGVPIFIKNIGSVEINHPIPSGVLGYTFQNDEIGKTDVDSSVQGLVAMRRWGDTNEMGERIRAKVKEINENYLPKGIQMKTSYDRSDLVNYTLRTIGMTLFEGISIVTLVLVFFIGSVRASLVVVATIPFSMLFAFILMQFSGIPASLLSLGAIDFGIIVDGAVIMVENIMRRYRDATRDEKNMGINFFTTNAASEVGQEIFFSIAIIILAYLPIFSFERIEGRLFKPMAFTISYAILGAMIFALTAIPVLMTILYRKYFEDANPGPIEWHNHFYDWVEKKYKRLISYLILKSKKTVLVAMLIVGLVITIGIFKLGSEFLPELDEGGFTIRAFFPVGISLQGAKQYPQKMRDVISKNEQVNVILTQLGRNDDGTDPLPANRLEIFIGLKDYKEWNEKITKQQLLIRLRDDLETTFPGVRFSFSQPIMDNLSEAIMGTIADLGVFVIGNDLNIMRDISEEVLKLIASMEGASEFGIEQEADSPQLNIKINREAIARYGINVSEIQQVIESAIGMSRISTLYEGPWRFGIVVRYSNDYRSTIRSVKNIPIISSKGERIPLSNLAQIDLVDGPTMIFRQQGRRNITVRTNIRGRDQGGFVAELRKKVEKTIKLPEGYRIEYGGQYENLARVGKRLVMVIPITILIIFSVLFLLYRNLSYVAVALSCIPLSLIGGIAGLLLRGYYFNVSAGVGFISLFGIATMAGVLYVSRTNQILRDHKDISIEEAAEKAAIIQLRPMLMTILLALLGLIPATLASGVGSDVQRPLATVIVGGLTSAMILVLTVLPSLYLLIVKKSISSEQTYATETYSYVDRIGIEEEEAGDKKDSKNSAKQRRKKKK; from the coding sequence ATGATCATTCGTTTTATCGGTTTTGCAATTAAATATAGAATCGTAACTTTAGTTTTTGCTTTATCTATCTTCGTTCTTGGTACTTGGGCTTGGATTGACATTAGAAAAGAAGCGTATTCAGATATTGCAGATACCCAAGTCAGAATGGTAGCAAAATTTCCGGGGAGGGCTGCTACAGAAGTGGAAGAAAGAGTTACACTCCCTATTGAAAGGACGTTAAACGCTATCCCAAGAGTATTAATCAGAAGATCAAGAACTATCAATGGACTTGTAGTATTCCAATTTGTATTTGAAGATGGGACAGATGATTATTTTGCGAGAACAAGATTACTCGAAAAAGTAAAAGAGGCAGATATACCTCCGGAAGTAGAGCCTCAACTCGCACCGATGAGTTCACCCGTTGGAGAAATTTTTCGTTACGTAGTGGAGTCAACCGAGAACCATACTCCTATGGAAATTCGTACTATTCAAGATTGGGTTATCATGCCGAGGATGTTGCAAATTCAAGGAATTGCAGATGTAGTAACTTTTGGAGGATTACCCAAACAATACCACGTAATCACTACACCAGAAAAACTCATTCGTCATAAGTTGACAATTAGCGACGTAATTGATGCAATTCAAAGAAACAATCTAAACACCGGTGGAAATATTTTATGGCAAGGAGACCAAGGTTTTCCTATTCGCTCACTCGGTGCAATTCGAGAAATTTCTGATATTCAAAATATTGTTCTAAAACAAGAAAATGGCGTACCTATCTTTATTAAAAATATTGGCTCAGTAGAAATCAATCATCCTATTCCGAGTGGTGTACTCGGATACACTTTTCAAAATGACGAGATTGGAAAAACAGACGTTGATTCATCTGTTCAGGGACTTGTGGCAATGAGAAGGTGGGGTGATACAAATGAAATGGGAGAAAGAATTCGTGCCAAGGTAAAAGAAATTAACGAGAACTATCTACCCAAAGGAATACAAATGAAAACTTCTTACGATAGAAGTGATCTTGTAAACTACACCCTTCGCACTATTGGTATGACTCTTTTTGAAGGAATTTCTATTGTAACCCTTGTTTTAGTTTTTTTTATCGGTAGCGTAAGAGCTTCTTTGGTAGTCGTTGCTACGATTCCATTTTCCATGCTTTTTGCGTTTATCCTAATGCAATTTTCAGGAATACCTGCAAGTCTTTTATCACTCGGTGCAATTGATTTCGGGATAATAGTAGATGGTGCCGTTATCATGGTAGAAAATATTATGAGAAGATATAGAGACGCAACTCGTGATGAAAAAAATATGGGAATTAATTTTTTCACTACTAATGCAGCCTCCGAGGTTGGACAAGAAATTTTCTTTTCTATCGCTATTATTATTTTGGCATACCTTCCTATTTTTAGTTTTGAAAGAATCGAAGGAAGATTATTCAAACCTATGGCGTTTACGATTTCTTATGCAATCCTTGGAGCCATGATCTTTGCACTCACTGCAATTCCTGTACTAATGACTATTCTTTACAGAAAATATTTTGAGGACGCAAACCCCGGTCCTATTGAATGGCATAATCATTTTTACGACTGGGTAGAAAAAAAATACAAAAGATTGATTTCCTATTTAATTCTCAAATCCAAAAAAACAGTATTAGTCGCGATGCTTATAGTCGGTTTAGTGATTACTATTGGTATTTTTAAACTTGGGTCAGAGTTTTTACCGGAGCTTGACGAAGGTGGATTTACAATTAGAGCTTTCTTTCCTGTTGGAATTTCTCTACAAGGCGCAAAACAATACCCCCAAAAAATGAGAGATGTAATCTCAAAAAACGAGCAAGTGAATGTCATTTTAACCCAATTAGGTAGAAACGATGACGGAACAGACCCACTCCCTGCAAATCGTTTAGAAATTTTTATTGGTTTAAAAGATTACAAAGAGTGGAATGAAAAAATCACCAAGCAACAATTACTGATAAGACTTCGAGATGATTTAGAAACCACATTCCCCGGAGTTCGATTTAGTTTTTCTCAACCGATTATGGACAATTTGTCTGAAGCAATTATGGGAACGATTGCCGATCTGGGGGTATTTGTAATCGGGAACGATTTGAATATTATGAGAGATATTTCCGAAGAAGTGCTGAAGCTGATTGCAAGCATGGAAGGCGCAAGTGAATTTGGAATAGAACAAGAAGCAGATTCTCCTCAACTCAATATTAAAATCAATCGAGAGGCAATTGCAAGATACGGTATCAATGTAAGTGAAATTCAACAAGTGATTGAATCTGCAATAGGAATGTCAAGAATTAGCACATTATACGAAGGGCCTTGGAGATTTGGAATTGTAGTTAGATATTCTAACGATTACCGATCTACAATCAGATCAGTAAAAAACATCCCAATTATTTCTTCAAAAGGAGAAAGAATCCCACTTTCTAACCTTGCTCAAATCGATTTAGTTGATGGACCTACCATGATATTTAGACAGCAGGGTCGAAGAAATATCACGGTTAGAACAAATATTCGTGGCAGAGACCAAGGAGGATTTGTAGCCGAGCTTAGGAAAAAAGTTGAAAAAACCATAAAACTACCAGAAGGGTATAGAATTGAATATGGTGGGCAGTATGAAAATCTTGCACGGGTTGGGAAAAGGTTAGTAATGGTCATTCCGATTACTATTCTGATTATTTTTAGCGTTCTATTTTTACTCTACAGAAATCTAAGCTATGTCGCCGTGGCTCTTTCTTGTATCCCACTTTCTTTAATCGGAGGAATTGCAGGTTTACTTCTCAGAGGGTATTACTTCAATGTATCTGCAGGTGTAGGCTTTATTTCTCTGTTTGGGATTGCGACTATGGCGGGTGTTCTATACGTATCTCGAACAAACCAGATTTTACGAGACCACAAAGATATTTCTATTGAAGAGGCTGCCGAAAAAGCTGCTATAATCCAACTTCGACCTATGCTAATGACGATTCTTTTGGCACTACTCGGTTTAATACCCGCAACCTTGGCTTCTGGAGTAGGCTCTGATGTCCAAAGACCTCTTGCAACTGTGATTGTAGGCGGTCTAACATCGGCAATGATTTTGGTTTTAACAGTTTTGCCTTCTTTGTATTTACTTATAGTGAAAAAGTCGATTTCTTCAGAACAGACTTACGCAACAGAAACGTATTCTTATGTAGATAGGATAGGGATTGAGGAAGAAGAGGCAGGTGATAAAAAAGACTCAAAAAATTCTGCAAAACAAAGACGAAAGAAAAAGAAATAA
- a CDS encoding efflux RND transporter periplasmic adaptor subunit produces the protein MKNNSKQKWVFILGGLLLVIIATYFLCHKKARKNTPNSLTRPQVTDNGQKISFLPGSNGLQQIEVSKFDKTSEFISVGAPGRIIASVSSSLGGRGKIILFESPEINTLYANYQQSRNALNRSSKNLTRIKDMYANQVATMKDMIEAETDYGNARAEFSETEGKLRALGFNPVELGSVKTNTIILISDIPESDLINVSNGKEVKITFTSFPNEVFKGRSDAIGDNVDPLTRTVKVRVSMANKNNQFKPGMYAHIEFSEKGKSNAVIPYTSIVTVEGNTYVFVQTEPGVFIRRKILLGDSGIDKVGVIEGLRIGEDVVTKGAILLKGLSFGF, from the coding sequence ATGAAAAATAATTCAAAGCAAAAGTGGGTCTTTATTTTGGGTGGCTTGTTGTTAGTAATTATTGCAACTTATTTTCTTTGTCACAAAAAGGCGAGAAAAAATACTCCCAATTCATTAACAAGACCCCAAGTGACAGACAACGGTCAAAAGATTTCTTTTCTTCCGGGGAGCAATGGACTTCAACAAATTGAAGTTTCTAAATTTGACAAGACTTCAGAATTTATATCTGTAGGTGCACCAGGAAGAATTATTGCGAGTGTATCCTCGTCTCTTGGTGGAAGAGGAAAAATTATTCTATTTGAATCTCCAGAAATAAATACTCTTTATGCAAATTACCAACAAAGTAGAAATGCACTGAATCGGTCATCCAAGAATTTAACAAGAATTAAAGATATGTATGCCAACCAAGTAGCTACAATGAAAGATATGATTGAAGCTGAAACCGATTACGGTAATGCAAGAGCTGAATTTTCCGAGACAGAGGGAAAACTAAGAGCGCTTGGTTTTAATCCTGTTGAACTAGGCTCGGTAAAAACGAATACGATTATTTTAATTTCAGATATACCTGAGAGTGATCTGATAAATGTATCCAACGGCAAGGAAGTCAAGATTACTTTTACATCATTTCCAAATGAAGTTTTCAAAGGGAGGTCTGATGCGATAGGCGATAACGTCGATCCTCTGACAAGAACCGTTAAGGTTAGAGTTTCTATGGCGAACAAAAATAATCAATTCAAACCTGGAATGTATGCACACATAGAATTTAGCGAAAAAGGAAAATCGAATGCGGTAATTCCTTACACTTCCATAGTAACCGTTGAGGGAAATACCTATGTGTTTGTTCAAACAGAGCCGGGGGTGTTCATTAGAAGAAAAATACTTTTGGGTGATTCTGGAATAGATAAGGTAGGAGTAATAGAAGGATTGCGTATCGGAGAAGACGTTGTGACAAAAGGTGCAATCCTACTCAAAGGGCTTAGTTTCGGTTTCTAA
- a CDS encoding TolC family protein produces MYLVFVLSFRSFAVEVSPPLDKEVKKEESETTLLAKLSLSKAEKLFVKNNLLLLSAKFQIDAKKAAILQAGLYANPSIGIDQGIFRDGTDRYFDTTRSGQTAIQVQQLFLLGGKIDKRIKVAEINKAISEEMFYDLLRALKLQLRTSFFQLYYLKQAIGFYDESIVALQKTVSLADKSYNNRAILLSELLRLKALVFFLSNERTELMVQCKEKEANLRVLLNSRDLDNLEISPIIESNVLDNIPLDGLKVSNLIDIAFENRPDLKIAIQSVKLEEANIQLQNANAIPDIAFGPYYNRQGTAYPNYWGMTAQVTVPIFDRNQGNIQAAEKALLAKRAELQNTRIQVEHDISIIYSKAIEKNTLYNTFKDKFTEDYKKLSIQMIKNYEKRYLTIIEFADFFETYRTSILQMIKLQTDRVEAIEGLNYSVGKNILNIQSTME; encoded by the coding sequence ATGTATTTGGTATTTGTATTATCTTTTCGTAGTTTTGCTGTAGAAGTTTCACCTCCTTTGGACAAAGAAGTCAAAAAAGAAGAATCTGAAACTACATTACTCGCTAAACTCTCTCTATCAAAAGCAGAAAAATTATTTGTTAAGAATAATTTATTGCTACTTTCCGCAAAATTCCAAATCGATGCAAAAAAAGCTGCGATCTTGCAAGCAGGACTTTATGCAAATCCAAGCATTGGAATCGACCAAGGTATTTTCCGAGACGGAACGGATAGATATTTTGATACCACAAGATCTGGACAGACTGCAATTCAAGTTCAACAATTATTTTTACTTGGTGGAAAGATTGATAAAAGAATAAAAGTAGCAGAAATAAACAAAGCAATTTCCGAAGAGATGTTCTACGATTTACTTAGGGCGCTAAAGCTACAACTTAGAACAAGCTTTTTTCAACTGTACTACCTAAAGCAAGCAATTGGTTTTTATGATGAAAGTATTGTAGCCTTGCAGAAAACTGTCAGTCTTGCGGATAAGTCTTACAACAACCGTGCAATCCTTTTATCGGAGTTGCTAAGATTGAAGGCACTGGTATTTTTTCTTTCCAACGAAAGAACTGAACTCATGGTTCAATGCAAAGAAAAAGAAGCCAATCTAAGAGTCTTGCTAAATAGCAGAGATTTGGATAATTTAGAAATATCTCCAATTATAGAGTCTAACGTTTTAGACAATATTCCTTTAGATGGACTAAAAGTTTCCAATTTAATTGACATCGCATTTGAAAACAGACCCGATCTCAAAATTGCAATTCAAAGCGTAAAATTGGAAGAAGCCAACATTCAATTGCAAAATGCAAATGCGATTCCAGACATTGCTTTTGGTCCATACTACAATAGGCAAGGGACTGCATATCCAAATTACTGGGGTATGACTGCACAAGTGACAGTTCCCATCTTTGACAGAAATCAAGGAAATATTCAAGCAGCAGAAAAAGCACTCCTCGCCAAAAGAGCAGAATTACAGAACACCCGAATTCAAGTAGAGCACGATATTTCCATCATCTATTCCAAAGCGATTGAAAAAAATACATTGTACAATACCTTTAAAGACAAATTCACCGAAGACTACAAAAAACTTTCTATCCAGATGATTAAAAACTATGAGAAAAGATATTTAACAATTATAGAATTTGCAGATTTTTTTGAAACGTATAGAACAAGTATTTTACAAATGATCAAACTTCAAACCGACCGTGTAGAAGCAATTGAAGGACTCAATTATTCAGTCGGAAAAAATATCTTGAATATTCAAAGCACAATGGAGTGA
- a CDS encoding acyltransferase, translating into MEKTYSDYWKLLFYRDSKEIQQLNGIRAISMLIIILCHIWVVGVVIFSDSLKNSYLGHFMENLVSGVDLFFLLSGFLIYKILYTEYSASREIDFKRFYTKRGFRIFPIYYFFLTITFFVARLTVFAIEKKSPLSVSDSILAYLIRENTNIIRFDFLYLSDFFESFHPHTWSLSVEEQFYLIFPFLAIFLLRFDRTKRIYLLLFAYFLPMLIRLILYFQIIQSSNLFFAKSIFTRFDSIIVGIILFETYSIFIEDNKKVIPYRNIILPSSFLLLFLIHTLSYGDNIFSKVFYLNTLHIGFYLIVYFSLTTVSNWSKFLNLRIWVPLAKLSYSMYIWHILVFGAIFGKTINSAKGMDNLYWYVFSHSMKGFFLTLFISLLSYSLIEVPFFLIRDRLVNKNRSE; encoded by the coding sequence ATGGAAAAAACCTATTCGGATTACTGGAAATTACTGTTTTATCGGGACTCAAAAGAAATTCAGCAATTGAACGGGATTAGAGCAATTTCTATGTTAATTATTATTCTATGCCATATATGGGTTGTAGGGGTAGTAATTTTTTCTGATAGTTTAAAAAATAGCTATTTGGGTCATTTTATGGAGAATTTGGTATCGGGTGTAGATCTTTTTTTCTTGCTTAGCGGATTTTTAATCTATAAAATTTTATACACTGAGTATTCAGCTTCGAGGGAAATTGATTTCAAAAGATTTTACACAAAAAGAGGGTTTCGGATTTTTCCGATATACTACTTCTTTTTGACGATAACATTTTTTGTTGCAAGGCTCACCGTATTTGCAATTGAGAAAAAGTCCCCTCTTAGCGTTTCTGATTCTATTTTAGCCTACTTAATCAGAGAAAATACAAATATTATTCGGTTCGATTTTTTATACCTTTCTGATTTTTTTGAATCTTTTCACCCACATACTTGGTCTTTATCTGTAGAAGAGCAATTTTACTTAATTTTTCCTTTTTTGGCAATATTTCTACTTCGATTCGATAGAACAAAAAGGATATATTTACTTTTATTTGCTTATTTTTTACCAATGCTCATTCGGTTAATTCTATATTTTCAGATTATTCAAAGTTCAAATCTATTCTTTGCAAAATCCATATTCACAAGATTTGATTCTATAATCGTTGGGATCATTCTTTTTGAAACATATTCTATATTTATAGAAGATAATAAAAAAGTAATTCCTTACAGAAATATAATTTTACCAAGCTCATTTCTACTTCTATTTTTAATCCATACTCTAAGCTATGGGGATAATATTTTCTCAAAAGTATTTTATCTCAATACACTTCATATTGGCTTTTATTTAATTGTATATTTTTCTTTAACGACTGTATCCAATTGGTCAAAATTCTTAAATCTAAGAATCTGGGTTCCTTTGGCAAAACTAAGCTACTCTATGTATATATGGCATATTTTAGTTTTCGGAGCCATATTCGGTAAAACTATAAATTCGGCAAAGGGAATGGACAATCTGTATTGGTATGTGTTTAGCCATTCTATGAAAGGATTCTTTCTGACACTATTTATTTCTCTGCTTTCTTATTCTTTGATAGAAGTTCCTTTTTTTTTAATTCGAGACCGGTTAGTCAACAAGAATCGTAGTGAATAG
- a CDS encoding DEAD/DEAH box helicase family protein, with protein sequence MSVSLQLDLDFAYQENETRSGQFAYIASAPEKGIGRVLEFHENTVRLYFPYLDSEEFFKSNEVQFFDYYPSALCETENFENEMKMSLLASKLKLAFAYNKLSSLSNSRTRLLPHQIESTTIVANSFSPRFILADEVGLGKTIEAGLIIKELVFRKGYKKILIVTPSPLCYQWKEEMKSKFNEDFEIIRRKNFLTEGKDNWQNFNKIITSIDFIKNPKYSEDILKKKWEIVVFDEAHRLRRDYSKITRAYIFAEKISKKCECLLLLSATPFRGKLEELYYLLHLVDPNILGTFQSFTNDYVLGAKSDLKDKISKVLLRRRKIEVGGFTKRHAKTVRIELSDEERIFYDETTNYVKREYNIAMNSQNRATGFVMIVFQKLLDSSVHALLNALTKRKFLIESKFHNSLRQHSIDFQDWDFDETENVEELIDSLEDSIPVDFQNIRRELFTLNRLIHIGRSISEDRKVIKLKETIVKLKKEGHHKFIIFTQFRSTQEFLAESLSDFDTILFHGSLSSEEKEKAIYTFKSSSEILISTEAGGEGRNLQFANILFNYDLPWSPLKIEQRIGRIHRFGQKTDVYIFNFASKDTVAERILDVLSNKIRLFEESIGESDALLGTIEDELDFQSNFMQFITGRKTSKEMEEELDNRIQTAKKGFKKLNELLTPKVLDFNLQDYYSHTIDDRSVNNSHLELFMNLFLQYFPEKISGSLQLKEKGVYFLNYNNKKSLSTFDSEIALQNERMDFLAFGHPLVESCIDSILKSKYGYKNICIRGIDSYTKKIIFIYFVKYSFSMTRTEMYYIEFNIKNQEIKILQDIPEIFQNTKIHEPIRIEPKKINIEKHFLQTRNFLESIAENRKQELEEETISIFKKEEYKLEISFKRQLRQLEEKLMRQEANFKWEPKPEKKSSINRTKNEIIRLHENFEKEKRKIRGGKTISYKIDLFQVYIAN encoded by the coding sequence TTGTCTGTTTCTCTCCAGTTAGATCTGGATTTTGCTTACCAAGAAAATGAAACTCGCTCAGGGCAATTTGCTTATATTGCATCTGCACCGGAAAAAGGGATTGGAAGAGTTTTAGAATTTCACGAAAATACTGTTCGACTGTATTTTCCTTATTTAGACTCTGAAGAATTTTTCAAATCTAACGAAGTTCAATTTTTTGACTATTATCCGAGTGCGTTATGCGAAACAGAAAATTTTGAGAATGAGATGAAAATGTCTCTTCTTGCAAGCAAATTAAAACTTGCTTTTGCTTACAATAAACTTTCTTCTCTTTCAAATTCAAGGACGAGACTTCTTCCCCATCAAATTGAATCTACTACAATAGTTGCTAATAGTTTTTCTCCGAGATTTATTTTAGCTGATGAGGTAGGATTAGGAAAGACCATAGAAGCCGGACTCATTATAAAAGAATTGGTATTTAGGAAAGGATACAAAAAAATACTCATCGTAACTCCTTCTCCACTTTGCTATCAGTGGAAAGAAGAAATGAAAAGTAAGTTCAATGAAGACTTTGAAATCATAAGAAGAAAAAATTTTTTAACCGAAGGAAAGGACAATTGGCAAAACTTTAATAAAATAATCACTTCTATAGACTTTATCAAAAACCCAAAATACTCCGAAGACATTCTCAAAAAAAAATGGGAAATTGTAGTATTCGATGAAGCCCACAGGCTAAGAAGGGATTATTCCAAAATTACAAGAGCCTATATTTTTGCAGAAAAGATTTCTAAGAAGTGCGAATGCCTGCTTTTATTGAGCGCAACACCATTTCGTGGAAAACTCGAAGAACTGTATTACCTACTACATTTGGTTGATCCGAATATTTTAGGAACATTTCAGTCGTTTACGAATGATTATGTGTTAGGAGCAAAATCAGACTTAAAAGATAAAATTAGTAAAGTTCTGCTCAGACGACGAAAAATCGAAGTTGGGGGATTTACAAAAAGACACGCCAAGACAGTAAGAATAGAATTGAGTGATGAGGAAAGAATTTTTTATGATGAAACAACCAATTATGTAAAAAGAGAATACAACATTGCGATGAATTCACAAAATCGAGCAACAGGATTTGTAATGATCGTATTTCAAAAACTATTAGATTCATCTGTCCATGCACTCCTGAACGCACTTACAAAAAGAAAATTTTTAATAGAGTCAAAATTCCACAACAGTCTAAGACAACACAGTATAGATTTTCAAGATTGGGATTTTGATGAAACAGAAAACGTAGAGGAATTAATCGACTCCTTGGAAGATTCTATTCCGGTAGACTTTCAAAATATCCGAAGAGAATTATTTACACTAAACAGACTAATCCATATCGGAAGGTCTATTTCTGAAGACAGAAAAGTAATTAAACTAAAGGAAACTATCGTTAAATTAAAAAAAGAAGGCCACCATAAATTTATTATTTTCACCCAGTTTAGAAGTACTCAAGAGTTTCTTGCTGAATCTTTAAGCGACTTTGATACGATTCTATTTCACGGCTCTCTAAGTTCAGAAGAAAAAGAGAAGGCAATCTATACATTCAAATCGAGTTCCGAAATATTAATATCAACAGAAGCGGGTGGCGAGGGGAGAAACCTTCAATTTGCAAATATACTGTTTAATTATGATCTGCCTTGGAGCCCTCTTAAAATTGAACAACGAATCGGAAGAATCCATAGATTTGGTCAAAAAACCGATGTTTACATATTTAACTTCGCAAGTAAAGATACAGTTGCAGAAAGAATTCTTGATGTTCTATCGAATAAGATACGATTGTTTGAAGAGTCTATTGGAGAATCAGATGCACTACTCGGAACAATAGAAGATGAGTTAGACTTTCAATCTAACTTCATGCAATTCATTACCGGAAGAAAAACTTCAAAAGAGATGGAAGAAGAATTAGACAACAGAATTCAAACAGCAAAAAAGGGTTTTAAAAAACTCAATGAATTATTGACTCCGAAAGTTTTGGATTTTAACTTACAAGACTACTACAGCCATACAATAGACGATAGATCAGTAAACAATTCTCACCTTGAACTGTTTATGAATCTATTTTTACAATACTTTCCTGAAAAAATTTCCGGATCACTACAATTGAAAGAAAAAGGAGTTTACTTTCTTAACTACAACAATAAAAAATCTCTATCTACTTTCGATTCTGAAATTGCACTTCAAAATGAGAGAATGGATTTTTTAGCGTTTGGTCACCCACTTGTAGAGAGTTGCATAGACTCAATCTTGAAATCAAAATATGGATATAAAAATATCTGTATTCGAGGAATCGACAGTTACACAAAAAAAATCATATTTATATATTTCGTGAAGTATTCTTTTTCTATGACACGTACAGAAATGTATTATATCGAATTTAATATAAAAAACCAAGAAATAAAAATCCTTCAAGATATTCCAGAAATTTTTCAAAATACAAAAATACATGAACCGATTCGTATAGAGCCAAAAAAAATCAATATTGAAAAGCATTTTCTGCAAACCCGGAATTTCCTGGAAAGCATTGCAGAAAATAGAAAGCAGGAATTAGAAGAAGAAACAATTAGCATATTTAAAAAAGAAGAATACAAATTAGAAATCAGTTTCAAAAGGCAACTTCGTCAATTAGAAGAAAAACTAATGAGACAAGAAGCAAATTTCAAATGGGAGCCTAAGCCTGAAAAAAAATCTTCTATAAACAGAACGAAAAATGAAATCATACGCTTGCATGAAAATTTTGAAAAAGAAAAAAGAAAGATTCGAGGTGGGAAGACAATTTCCTACAAAATAGATTTATTTCAAGTGTATATAGCTAATTGA
- a CDS encoding 4Fe-4S cluster-binding domain-containing protein: MEFSISDPIQETSSILKVRVTEIFYSISGEGISSGIPTVFVRFSGCSLRCGKTQNKKLWCDTKYSLSPKSGKLFTIDEIIQVITSLTHCPKQIIFTGGEPLENDKKEFCVELTKKISKMRHNKKHAIIRLETNGKESIRGLRGMVFSMDYKLPGSGMEKFMNLDNLLVINERKNPFDELKFIVRDKRDFARSVEVIQKNSVTTNIIYSPVSGECSPQDLAHWVKSSCIPNSRLSLQLHKIIWGSQKGV, translated from the coding sequence ATGGAGTTTTCAATATCCGATCCAATTCAGGAAACCAGTTCTATCTTGAAAGTTAGAGTTACTGAAATTTTTTATTCGATCTCGGGAGAAGGAATATCATCCGGTATCCCTACTGTGTTTGTTCGATTTTCTGGTTGCTCTTTAAGATGTGGAAAGACTCAAAATAAAAAACTCTGGTGTGATACAAAATATTCTCTTAGTCCAAAAAGCGGGAAACTTTTTACAATAGACGAGATAATTCAAGTAATCACCTCTCTCACGCATTGCCCAAAACAAATTATTTTTACGGGTGGGGAGCCTCTCGAAAATGATAAGAAAGAATTTTGTGTAGAACTTACAAAAAAGATTTCCAAAATGAGACATAATAAAAAACATGCAATCATCCGGTTAGAAACAAACGGAAAAGAAAGTATCCGAGGTTTGAGGGGCATGGTTTTTTCTATGGATTACAAATTGCCGGGATCGGGAATGGAAAAATTTATGAACTTGGACAATCTTTTGGTTATCAATGAAAGAAAAAATCCATTCGATGAATTAAAATTTATCGTTCGAGATAAAAGAGATTTTGCAAGAAGCGTTGAAGTGATACAAAAAAATTCAGTTACAACAAATATAATTTATTCACCTGTTTCAGGTGAATGTTCGCCACAAGACTTGGCTCATTGGGTCAAGTCCTCCTGCATTCCAAATTCAAGACTTTCTCTTCAATTACACAAAATTATTTGGGGAAGCCAAAAAGGGGTTTAG